In Bos taurus isolate L1 Dominette 01449 registration number 42190680 breed Hereford chromosome 9, ARS-UCD2.0, whole genome shotgun sequence, a single genomic region encodes these proteins:
- the TBP gene encoding TATA-box-binding protein isoform X1, producing the protein MDQNNSLPPYAQGLASPQGAMTPGIPIFSPMMPYGTGLTPQPIQNTNSLSILEEQQRQQQQQQQQQQQQQQQQQQQAAVAAVQQSTSQQATQGPSGQTPQLFHSQTLTTAPLPGTTPLYPSPMTPMTPITPATPASESSGIVPQLQNIVSTVNLGCKLDLKTIALRARNAEYNPKRFAAVIMRIREPRTTALIFSSGKMVCTGAKSEEQSRLAARKYARVVQKLGFPAKFLDFKIQNMVGSCDVKFPIRLEGLVLTHQQFSSYEPELFPGLIYRMIKPRIVLLIFVSGKVVLTGAKVRAEIYEAFENIYPILKGFRKTT; encoded by the exons ATGGATCAGAACAACAGCCTCCCACCCTATGCCCAGGGCCTGGCCTCCCCTCAG GGTGCCATGACTCCTGGAATCCCTATCTTTAGTCCAATGATGCCTTACGGCACAGGACTGACTCCACAGCCTATTCAGAACACCAACAGTCTGTCTATTCTGGAGGAGCAGcaacggcagcagcagcagcagcaacagcagcagcagcagcagcagcagcagcagcagcagcaggcggcAGTGGCAGCCGTCCAGCAGTCGACGTCCCAGCAGGCAACCCAGGGGCCCTCGGGCCAGACACCACAGCTCTTCCACTCACAGACTCTTACGACTGCACCCTTGCCGGGCACCACTCCCTTGTATCCCTCCCCCATGACCCCCATGACCCCCATCACCCCTGCCACGCCAGCCTCAGAGAGCTCCGGGATCGTGCCGCAGCTGCA AAATATTGTATCCACAGTGAATCTTGGTTGTAAACTTGACCTAAAGACCATTGCACTTCGTGCCCGAAATGCTGAATATAATCCCAAG CGTTTTGCTGCTGTAATCATGAGAATAAGAGAGCCCCGCACCACTGCACTGATATTCAGTTCTGGGAAGATGGTGTGCACAGGAGCCAAGAG TGAAGAACAGTCTAGACTAGCAGCAAGAAAATACGCCAGAGTTGTACAGAAACTGGGTTTTCCAGCTAAGTTCTTGGACTTCAAGATTCAGAACATGGTGGGGAGCTGTGATGTGAAGTTCCCTATAAGGTTAGAAGGCCTTGTGCTTACCCACCAACAGTTCAGTAG TTATGAGCCAGAGTTATTTCCTGGTTTAATCTACAGAATGATCAAACCGAGAATTGTTctccttatttttgtttctggaaaAGTTGTATTAACAG GTGCTAAAGTCAGAGCAGAAATTTATGAAGCCTTTGAGAACATCTACCCTATTCTGAAGGGTTTCAGGAAGACAACGTAA